A single Candidatus Niyogibacteria bacterium DNA region contains:
- the tsaD gene encoding tRNA (adenosine(37)-N6)-threonylcarbamoyltransferase complex transferase subunit TsaD, protein MKRINPVRKTTNYVKKKIVGQESQTKRLSNGIKILAIETSCDETGAAILEAKGNFKNPRFKILANIVSSQIKIHAPWGGVVPSLAKREHQANLILVLKKALKKSNLLISNSQFLISKQTENNINKILKREPELLKKFFKEISKIKKPKIDAIAVTSGPGLEPALWTGVNFAKALALIWEKPLIAANHLEGHILSVFLNKQEFLISFPALALLISGGHTELVLMKQFLKYKVIGRTRDDAAGEAFDKTAKLLGLGYPGGPAVSALAKTAISKSELLQPQIKLPRPMIDSRDFDFSFSGLKTAVLYLVRKLPELTPEIKAQICREFQQAAVDVLIAKTLKAAQKYKPKTIILGGGVAANQELRKQIKKELNKKFPKILLRLPEIQFAGDNAAMIAAVGCLKALKKIFVKNINTLKADGNLKLN, encoded by the coding sequence ATGAAAAGAATAAATCCCGTTAGAAAGACAACTAATTATGTTAAGAAAAAAATTGTTGGGCAAGAAAGCCAAACAAAAAGACTTTCTAACGGGATAAAAATTCTCGCCATTGAAACATCATGCGATGAAACCGGAGCGGCAATTTTAGAAGCAAAGGGCAATTTTAAAAACCCGCGTTTCAAAATTTTAGCCAATATCGTTTCTTCACAGATAAAAATCCACGCGCCCTGGGGCGGCGTAGTGCCGTCGCTTGCCAAAAGAGAACATCAGGCAAATTTAATCCTTGTTCTAAAAAAAGCATTAAAGAAATCAAATTTATTGATTTCTAATTCTCAATTTTTAATCTCTAAACAAACTGAAAATAACATAAACAAAATATTAAAACGCGAACCAGAATTGTTAAAAAAGTTTTTTAAAGAGATTTCAAAAATTAAAAAACCTAAAATAGACGCGATTGCCGTAACCAGCGGACCGGGACTTGAGCCCGCGCTTTGGACCGGAGTGAATTTTGCCAAAGCCCTTGCTTTAATCTGGGAAAAACCGCTGATCGCGGCCAATCATCTGGAAGGGCATATTTTATCCGTTTTCTTGAACAAACAAGAATTTTTAATTTCTTTCCCCGCCCTGGCGCTTTTGATCAGCGGCGGGCATACGGAACTGGTTTTAATGAAGCAATTTCTTAAATATAAAGTGATCGGCCGGACGCGAGACGACGCGGCTGGCGAGGCTTTTGACAAAACAGCTAAACTTTTAGGATTAGGTTATCCCGGCGGACCCGCGGTTTCTGCTTTAGCAAAAACCGCGATTTCTAAATCAGAATTACTTCAGCCTCAAATCAAATTGCCGAGGCCGATGATTGATTCCCGCGATTTTGATTTCAGTTTTTCCGGTTTAAAAACCGCAGTTTTATATCTTGTCAGAAAATTACCCGAATTAACGCCCGAAATAAAAGCTCAAATCTGCCGAGAATTCCAGCAAGCGGCAGTTGATGTTTTAATCGCTAAAACCTTAAAAGCCGCCCAGAAATATAAACCAAAAACCATCATTCTTGGCGGCGGCGTGGCCGCTAATCAAGAATTAAGAAAGCAGATTAAAAAAGAATTAAACAAAAAATTTCCAAAAATATTGCTTCGCCTGCCGGAAATCCAATTTGCCGGAGATAACGCGGCGATGATCGCCGCGGTTGGCTGCCTGAAAGCGCTTAAAAAAATATTTGTTAAAAATATCAATACCCTCAAAGCCGACGGCAACCTCAAATTAAATTAA
- a CDS encoding acyl-CoA dehydrogenase family protein, which yields MPKTSSAFFNKLGKGVQIAEEHRDASVNKGFVASLFEGAPNFNLLFPWPEQNPEDAQKEAKIISDLKEFLESKIEPDIIHGKKDITLELIEAMADFGLFKLKVPEKYGGLGLSQTTYTHVIALLSAFCPSIGIMISADNTIGAKFSVLNYGTPEQISLYLPALMKWPSAFCFTEKEVGSDPARMRTYALRLRDQNGKVVGYKIYGEKWYATNSVWRTGEPLAEYLAVVAKILDLPEDLDNSKKGYCFGVFIVPNASEKLNRVAIIQRARFMGMPGIFNGILSFNGVEVDNRALVGGEGNGFKIALRALNTGRISIAGSCVANSKKCLKIMNWWAKTRWQWGAFIGEKELIGSGMLVPAVVRTFAMEAITDYAAGLADRKQDCRLEAAICKVIASEWGWKIMDDAMQLRGGRGYESFESLAPREQAPSIDQMFTDNRPNRIFEGSTQILSQYVIREGLDNYLKRGEPFLDKGNLVEKISAVIGFAWQYFKLSFSSRLPDNLPRQVRSDFKFVEKNARKLARAIIIYSAKHRDQMVNKQLMIDRLFWIAAELFLMAAVWSFALKKQFFDSNYSDPVMELAKAYCRAAKRRIKHYFASLRDNDDASAKIIAKNLLNNRYDFIQKGIIN from the coding sequence ATGCCTAAAACAAGCAGTGCGTTTTTTAATAAGCTGGGAAAAGGCGTCCAGATTGCCGAGGAGCACAGGGATGCCAGTGTCAATAAAGGTTTTGTCGCTTCTCTTTTTGAAGGAGCGCCTAATTTTAATCTTTTGTTTCCGTGGCCGGAGCAAAATCCGGAAGATGCTCAAAAAGAAGCCAAAATTATTTCCGATTTAAAAGAATTTCTTGAATCAAAAATTGAACCGGACATTATTCACGGCAAAAAAGATATTACCCTTGAATTGATTGAAGCGATGGCTGATTTCGGCCTGTTTAAACTTAAAGTGCCCGAAAAATACGGCGGTCTTGGTTTATCCCAAACAACTTATACTCATGTTATCGCTCTTTTAAGCGCGTTTTGCCCTTCAATCGGCATTATGATTTCAGCTGATAATACCATTGGCGCCAAATTTTCGGTGCTTAATTACGGAACACCCGAACAAATTTCTCTTTATTTGCCGGCGCTTATGAAATGGCCGTCTGCTTTCTGTTTTACCGAAAAAGAAGTCGGTTCTGATCCGGCGCGGATGCGAACTTACGCTCTCCGTTTGCGCGATCAAAACGGTAAAGTTGTCGGTTATAAAATTTACGGCGAAAAATGGTACGCGACCAACTCAGTCTGGCGCACCGGCGAACCGCTAGCCGAGTATCTCGCGGTGGTCGCCAAGATTTTAGATTTACCCGAAGATTTGGATAATTCAAAAAAAGGTTATTGTTTCGGCGTTTTTATTGTCCCGAACGCCAGCGAAAAATTAAACCGGGTGGCAATTATCCAGCGAGCGCGTTTTATGGGTATGCCGGGGATTTTTAACGGAATTCTTTCTTTTAACGGCGTTGAAGTTGATAATCGCGCGCTGGTCGGCGGCGAGGGCAATGGTTTTAAAATTGCTCTTCGGGCGTTGAATACCGGCCGTATTTCTATTGCCGGAAGTTGTGTTGCAAATTCTAAAAAATGTCTGAAAATAATGAATTGGTGGGCTAAAACCCGCTGGCAGTGGGGCGCTTTTATCGGCGAAAAGGAATTAATCGGAAGCGGCATGCTGGTTCCGGCAGTTGTCCGAACATTCGCGATGGAAGCGATAACCGATTACGCCGCCGGTTTAGCGGATCGCAAGCAAGATTGCCGTCTTGAAGCGGCAATCTGCAAAGTGATTGCTTCTGAATGGGGTTGGAAGATAATGGATGACGCAATGCAGCTTCGCGGCGGACGCGGCTATGAGTCGTTTGAATCGCTGGCGCCGCGGGAACAAGCGCCGTCAATAGACCAAATGTTCACGGATAACCGGCCTAACCGTATTTTTGAGGGCTCTACGCAAATTTTAAGCCAATATGTGATTCGCGAAGGGCTTGATAATTATCTTAAACGCGGCGAGCCGTTTCTTGATAAAGGTAATTTGGTTGAAAAAATATCCGCGGTTATCGGATTTGCCTGGCAATATTTTAAATTAAGTTTTAGTTCGCGATTGCCTGATAATTTGCCGCGCCAGGTGCGATCTGATTTCAAGTTTGTGGAAAAAAACGCGCGAAAATTAGCCCGCGCCATTATTATTTATTCCGCTAAGCACCGGGATCAAATGGTTAATAAGCAACTGATGATTGATCGATTGTTTTGGATCGCGGCTGAATTGTTTTTGATGGCGGCTGTTTGGTCGTTTGCTCTGAAAAAACAATTTTTTGATTCAAATTATTCTGATCCGGTAATGGAATTGGCAAAAGCATATTGTCGCGCGGCCAAGCGTCGAATAAAGCATTATTTTGCGTCATTGCGGGACAACGATGACGCCAGCGCCAAAATCATCGCTAAGAATTTATTGAATAACCGCTATGATTTTATTCAAAAAGGGATTATCAATTAG
- the rlmN gene encoding 23S rRNA (adenine(2503)-C(2))-methyltransferase RlmN: MDLSRLELILANQPKYRLKQAKEAVFKNLAANWSETTNLPPKLIKELNKKCPLQINGRIIQSAGHDTAKAIIILADGLKIESVLMPHQRKRFTVCVSSQVGCPLGCKFCATGASGFRRNLTAMEIVEQVLFFARHLKKTSAEKITNVVYMGMGEPFLNYDNVLASIKILNDKDGLNIGARKISVSTSGLIEGIKKLAEENLQVNLAISLHSPETDLRSALMPVNRKYPLKNVLTAADDYIRKTSRKVMFEYILLKGVNDTPAHAEKLAKLMQKPLYFVNLILYNPAGRQGLEPSTAKDVKKFKEILERAGVPVSERYRFGREIKAACGQLAANC, from the coding sequence ATGGATTTAAGCCGATTGGAATTAATTTTAGCGAACCAGCCAAAATACCGCCTTAAACAAGCAAAAGAGGCGGTTTTTAAGAATTTGGCGGCAAACTGGTCGGAAACGACTAATCTTCCGCCAAAATTAATAAAAGAATTAAATAAAAAATGCCCGCTCCAAATAAACGGCAGAATAATCCAATCTGCCGGTCACGATACAGCTAAAGCGATTATTATCCTGGCAGACGGCCTTAAAATAGAAAGCGTGCTGATGCCGCATCAAAGAAAACGTTTTACGGTTTGCGTTTCATCGCAGGTCGGCTGTCCTTTGGGGTGTAAATTTTGCGCGACCGGCGCTTCCGGTTTTCGCCGGAATCTGACGGCAATGGAAATCGTAGAGCAAGTTTTATTTTTCGCGCGGCATCTCAAAAAAACGTCGGCTGAAAAAATTACCAATGTTGTTTATATGGGAATGGGCGAACCGTTTTTAAATTATGACAATGTCTTGGCTTCAATAAAAATTTTGAATGACAAAGACGGCCTGAATATCGGCGCGCGTAAAATATCCGTTTCCACGAGCGGCTTGATTGAAGGAATAAAAAAATTAGCCGAAGAAAATCTGCAAGTCAATCTGGCAATTTCGCTTCATTCGCCGGAAACGGATTTGCGAAGCGCCTTGATGCCCGTCAACAGAAAATATCCGCTGAAAAATGTTTTAACCGCGGCAGATGATTATATCCGAAAAACTTCCCGAAAAGTGATGTTTGAATATATTTTATTAAAAGGCGTAAATGATACGCCGGCGCACGCCGAAAAGCTCGCTAAATTGATGCAAAAACCGCTTTACTTCGTAAATCTGATTCTTTACAATCCGGCCGGCCGCCAAGGACTAGAGCCGTCCACAGCCAAAGACGTCAAAAAATTCAAAGAAATTTTAGAGCGCGCGGGCGTGCCCGTTTCGGAACGTTACCGTTTCGGCCGCGAGATTAAGGCCGCCTGCGGCCAATTAGCCGCGAATTGTTAA
- the rplS gene encoding 50S ribosomal protein L19, whose translation MKERKKTDIRSGDTVRVWQKIKEGDKTRLQAFEGIIIAKKHGAESGATFTVRRLSGGFGVERVFPLYSPNIEKIELVRRSKTRRAKLYHIREKAAKEIKKKMKQLKTEAIMLLSTQTEKPAAAEEKNTLETKEKLPETKKE comes from the coding sequence ATGAAAGAAAGAAAAAAAACGGACATTCGTTCCGGAGACACGGTGCGCGTCTGGCAGAAAATCAAAGAAGGCGATAAAACGCGGCTTCAGGCTTTTGAAGGAATAATCATCGCCAAAAAACACGGCGCCGAATCCGGAGCGACTTTTACGGTCAGGCGATTGAGCGGCGGCTTTGGCGTTGAACGCGTTTTCCCATTGTATTCTCCTAATATTGAAAAAATAGAACTGGTGCGCCGTTCAAAAACCCGGCGCGCCAAGCTTTATCATATCCGCGAAAAAGCCGCCAAAGAAATCAAAAAGAAAATGAAACAATTAAAAACCGAAGCTATAATGCTTTTATCAACTCAAACGGAAAAACCGGCCGCGGCTGAAGAAAAAAACACTCTGGAAACAAAAGAAAAACTTCCTGAAACCAAAAAAGAATAA
- a CDS encoding RluA family pseudouridine synthase — protein sequence MEIIYEDRDLLAVNKPAGLVVHPDAHHKKETLIDKITEIRPEIKKVGDNPARPGVVHRLDKDTSGILLIAKNQETFDYLKKQFQRQKIVKKYLALAIGEIRQKKGKINLPIGRAKKNPIKRAASVRASGRLREALTYYKVLKKFNGYTLLELEPKTGRTHQIRTHLKAIGYPLACDQLYAGKLFRCPNGLKRHFLHAFSLELTLPAGSRLKLEADLPEDLKNTLEKLK from the coding sequence ATGGAAATTATTTACGAAGACCGCGATCTTTTAGCGGTCAATAAACCGGCTGGCTTGGTGGTTCATCCCGACGCCCACCACAAAAAAGAAACTTTAATAGATAAAATAACAGAGATAAGGCCGGAAATTAAAAAAGTGGGAGATAATCCGGCGCGGCCCGGCGTTGTCCATCGGCTGGACAAAGACACTTCCGGAATTTTACTTATCGCAAAAAATCAGGAAACTTTTGATTATTTAAAAAAACAATTCCAGCGGCAAAAAATCGTTAAAAAATATCTTGCTTTGGCAATCGGCGAAATCCGGCAAAAAAAAGGCAAAATAAATTTGCCGATCGGCCGCGCCAAAAAAAATCCCATTAAGCGCGCGGCCAGCGTCAGAGCCTCCGGCCGATTGCGCGAAGCCCTTACTTATTATAAGGTTTTGAAAAAATTCAACGGCTACACTTTGCTTGAACTTGAGCCGAAAACCGGCCGCACCCATCAGATAAGAACGCATCTGAAAGCCATCGGCTATCCGTTAGCTTGCGACCAGCTTTACGCGGGAAAATTATTCCGATGCCCGAATGGCCTTAAACGGCATTTCCTGCATGCTTTTTCTTTAGAATTGACTTTGCCGGCCGGTTCTCGCCTTAAACTTGAAGCGGATTTGCCCGAAGATTTAAAAAATACGCTGGAAAAATTGAAATGA
- a CDS encoding NrdH-redoxin — translation MKKVIIYSTPTCGYCHMAKDFFKEHNIDYTDYDVAADDAKRQEMIDRSGQMGVPVIDIDGELTIGFDEQKISKLLGIK, via the coding sequence ATGAAGAAAGTAATTATTTATTCTACTCCGACCTGCGGTTATTGCCATATGGCCAAAGATTTTTTTAAGGAACATAACATAGATTATACGGATTATGATGTTGCGGCGGATGATGCCAAGAGGCAGGAAATGATTGACCGTTCCGGCCAAATGGGCGTGCCGGTCATTGATATTGACGGCGAATTAACAATCGGATTTGACGAACAAAAAATATCCAAACTTTTAGGAATTAAATAA
- a CDS encoding VIT1/CCC1 transporter family protein produces MVSKWLQQSNSWHENKHIKGGQYLKNIVYGANDGIITTFAVVAGVAGASLSSVVIVIMGLVNLLADGFSMAVSNYLSIKSEIDIYQREKEVEKKEIQINPEQEKKEIRNILASKGYQGEDLEKITALISKNKTFWLDFMMHEELNFAPAASYRPKRAALATFLSFIAAGFVPILPYLIFKGSGDEVFKYAVAMTGVALFTVGSLRSFFTNKKWHLAGLEMLFVGSIAAAIAYGAGFLLKGIT; encoded by the coding sequence ATGGTTTCAAAGTGGCTTCAACAAAGTAATTCCTGGCATGAAAACAAGCATATCAAAGGAGGGCAATATTTAAAGAATATTGTTTATGGCGCCAATGACGGGATTATCACTACTTTTGCGGTGGTGGCCGGCGTAGCCGGAGCTTCTCTTTCTTCCGTTGTTATTGTGATTATGGGTTTGGTTAATCTTTTAGCGGACGGATTTTCAATGGCTGTTTCTAATTATCTTAGCATTAAATCAGAAATAGATATTTATCAGCGCGAAAAAGAAGTGGAAAAGAAAGAGATTCAAATTAATCCCGAACAGGAGAAAAAAGAAATCCGCAATATTTTAGCCAGCAAGGGTTATCAGGGAGAAGATTTGGAAAAAATAACGGCGCTGATTTCCAAAAATAAAACTTTTTGGCTTGATTTTATGATGCATGAAGAATTGAATTTTGCGCCCGCCGCCAGTTATCGGCCTAAAAGAGCGGCTCTCGCCACTTTTTTATCTTTTATCGCCGCCGGTTTTGTGCCGATTTTGCCTTATTTGATTTTTAAGGGAAGCGGAGACGAAGTATTTAAATACGCGGTGGCGATGACCGGCGTTGCTCTTTTTACGGTTGGTTCTTTACGCTCATTTTTTACTAATAAAAAATGGCATTTAGCCGGTTTAGAAATGCTTTTTGTCGGCAGTATTGCCGCGGCGATCGCTTACGGCGCGGGATTTTTATTGAAAGGAATTACTTAA
- a CDS encoding trypsin-like peptidase domain-containing protein: MDYEQKIKNAVKKTLPAVVSVAISKDLEQIAKELSFNPLFNNPYDRAFIETKLKQAPKDEHGHIKVGGGSGFVISPEGIILTNKHVVVDPDAEYSIIMGGGKKHEAEVLARDPLNDVAILKIKSKNLPHLELGSSFDLELGQTVIAIGNALNEFQNTVSTGVVSGLSRLITAVTDMAGHQERLKGLIQTDAAINPGNSGGPMIDLEGRAIGINSAVVFGAQNIGFAIPIERAKRDLEEIKKYGRIRRPFIGLRHIILNDQIQERFHLPVSTGALIVSEGLPQGETAIISNSPADKAGLQEFDIVLKCNEKEINEENTLEDILSNFKIGEKINLTILRNGKKTQTQVELEEI; this comes from the coding sequence ATGGATTACGAACAAAAAATTAAAAATGCGGTTAAAAAAACTTTACCGGCCGTCGTCAGCGTGGCAATTTCCAAAGACCTGGAACAAATTGCCAAAGAACTTTCTTTTAATCCTTTATTTAACAATCCTTATGACCGCGCTTTTATTGAAACTAAATTAAAACAAGCGCCCAAAGACGAACATGGGCATATTAAAGTCGGAGGCGGATCCGGTTTTGTCATCTCCCCCGAGGGAATTATTTTAACCAATAAACACGTGGTGGTTGATCCTGACGCCGAATACAGCATAATCATGGGCGGCGGGAAAAAACATGAAGCCGAAGTGCTGGCCAGAGATCCTTTAAATGACGTAGCGATTTTAAAAATAAAAAGTAAAAATCTTCCTCACTTGGAATTAGGCTCTTCGTTTGATTTGGAATTGGGGCAAACCGTCATCGCCATTGGCAATGCTTTAAACGAATTTCAAAATACGGTTTCCACCGGCGTAGTTTCCGGCCTCTCGCGTTTAATCACCGCGGTAACGGATATGGCCGGCCATCAAGAACGGCTGAAAGGGCTTATTCAAACCGACGCGGCAATTAATCCCGGCAATTCCGGCGGACCGATGATTGATCTTGAGGGCCGGGCTATCGGCATAAATTCCGCCGTTGTTTTCGGCGCCCAAAATATCGGCTTTGCCATTCCCATTGAAAGAGCCAAACGCGATTTGGAAGAAATTAAAAAATACGGCCGCATCCGGCGCCCTTTTATCGGACTCCGCCATATTATTTTGAACGATCAAATCCAAGAAAGATTTCATCTGCCGGTCTCAACCGGCGCGCTGATTGTCAGCGAAGGCCTGCCTCAAGGAGAAACCGCGATTATTTCAAACAGTCCCGCGGATAAAGCCGGCCTTCAAGAATTTGACATTGTGCTGAAATGCAATGAAAAAGAAATCAACGAAGAAAATACTTTGGAGGACATTCTCTCCAACTTCAAAATCGGCGAAAAAATAAATCTGACCATTCTTCGCAATGGGAAGAAAACGCAAACCCAAGTTGAATTGGAAGAAATTTAA